A single Drosophila miranda strain MSH22 chromosome XR, D.miranda_PacBio2.1, whole genome shotgun sequence DNA region contains:
- the LOC108151379 gene encoding huntingtin-interacting protein 1, translated as MSTLAEKDIYQLVVSTNKALNGMEAPLKTKHARSIIIMIHKTKEAKSFWNTISRQPLMQSRFTAWKFCHLLHKVLREAPPSAIKHSQSHKKMILEVGKMWGLLHNDIGLCINAYCKLLVTKLNFHEKNTFPGSLIISFKEISKAADRDLNYFFQLCVEIFDYLEDIIALQLQIFSSINTYRMSSMTQQGQCRLAPMICLIQDSNSLYDNSVRIMFKLHENLPNDVLSGHRDRFNGLFLKLKVFYENVRPLQYFKSLISVPELPESSPNFSSQVDFSSYIPPVVYVQPEPDPIVEDLVETSCPSEPDNSQTQQQLNTLESIINEKDAMIEELKLSLNSLQQNFDELGQSYQHEVLEMQKANALLSNDLLISRQMCENIRMQNDDLELQLNKNPMLIQKVMEEEEKQKQSSEKFNKLKLLYTQIRDEHIKLLREQSESTKVLNKEKQTNSELLLQTKVLNNEILKIKGDVEEKNKTNFDLLQQIEDQKEQLSQLESVRNEIKEQFDNVVKQKEIQELDSISTSERLSENSLIIEKLNASLNEAQEKVSIAESQISLKNEEILQHLKAHETEKETLLSQNEQLKLEHKATFEDQNKQLLETINSLKQKETSLQELTEAFALLKQEFDNVTKQKEIQELDSISTSERLNENSLVIEKLNASLNEAQEKVSIAESQISLKNEEILQHLKAHETEKETLLSQNEQLKLEHKATFEDQNKQLLETINSLKQKETSLQELTEAFALLKQEFDNVTKQKEIQELDSISTSERLNENSLVIEKLNASLNEAQEKVSIAESQISLKNEEILQHLKAHEAEKETLLSQNEQLKLEHKATFEDQNKQLLETINSLKQKETSLQESTVALTLLKQEQLSVTQQYEDLQGRHAALEEKFHQTTKQVDSITESYENCHSNLNDVRKLVVQTVKDICNSKLSDSAEQPLDAIPKITTEMDGLIVTFISSPDLQKATSIKGLQAAMFFGYAFIKLYEQCDVVYKSTTEIETGQDILMKASSICSDICTFFQYSLNDEPREKETHKALSDVQSKLSDIRKLVDKIKQTFEKKIDFDKLLEIELREMDSAIDEAASKIINLLAKAREKDDKTNLEVNGKIVDACTTLMECVKVLILKSRVLQQEIVASQKGNASANEFYRRNSQWSDGLISASKSVAKAANYLVDAANNAIESESGKNFELIVAAQEIAACTAQMVIASKVKANRNSQNLTDLTKASRNVTKATGTLVATVKDCNSQLEELNEKELSNLTPSQIKTMEMEIHVKVLETEQALQTQRLKLSAFRREHYKNTDY; from the exons ATGTCGACGCTTGCCGAAAAGGACATTTACCAGTTG GTTGTCAGCACAAACAAAGCTTTAAATGGTATGGAGGCACCATTAAAAACGAAACATGCTCGATCCATTATTATTATGATACATAAAACCAAAGAAGCAAAATCATTTTGGAACACCATCTCCCGGCAGCCCTTAATGCAAAGCAGATTCACCGCCTGGAAGTTTTGCCATCTGCTGCACAAGGTGCTAAGAGAGGCTCCTCCAAGCGCTATAAAACACTCTCAGAGTCACAAGAAAATGATCCTTGAAGTGGGCAAAATGTGGGGTCTTCTGCACAACGATATTGGACTCTGTATAAACGCCTACTGCAAGCTCCTGGTCACAAAACTAAATTTCCacgaaaaaaacacttttccCGGATCCCTAATAATTTCGTTCAAGGAAATTTCAAAAGCTGCCGATCGGGATTTAAATTACTT CTTTCAATTGTGTGTGGAGATCTTCGATTATTTGGAGGATATAATTGCACTGCAGTTACAAATATTTTCTTCCATAAATACCTACCGGATGTCGTCCATGACTCAGCAGGGTCAATGTAGACTGGCACCCATGATTTGTCTCATTCAAGACTCGAACTCCCTCTACGATAATAGTGTAAGGATTATGTTTAAACTCCATGAAAACCTACCGAACGACGTCCTGAGCGGCCACAGGGATAGGTTTAATGGTTTATTTTTGAAGTTGAAAGTCTTTTATGAAAATGTGCGACCGCTTCAGTATTTTAAAAGCTTAATTTCGGTTCCGGAATTGCCCGAATCCAGTCCAAATTTCAGTTCACAAGTTGATTTCAGTAGTTATATACCGCCAGTGGTCTATGTGCAACCAGAGCCCGATCCAATTGTTGAAGATCTTGTTGAGACCAGCTGTCCCTCAGAGCCAGATAATAGCCAAACGCAGCAGCAGTTGAATACACTCGAGAGCATTATAAATGAGAAGGACGCCATGATTGAGGAGCTTAAATTAAGTTTGAATTCATTACAACAAAATTTCGATGAGCTTGGACAGAGCTACCAACATGAAGTGCTCGAAATGCAGAAAGCCAATGCCCTCTTATCGAATGATCTGCTAATATCAAGGCAAATGTGTGAAAACATACGGATGCAAAATGATGATCTTGAGCTTCAATTAAACAAAAATCCAATGCTAATAC AAAAGGTAATggaagaagaggaaaagcAGAAACAATCTTCGGAAAAGTTTAACAAACTGAAATTGCTGTACACGCAAATTCGGGATGAGCATATTAAATTATTGCGTGAA CAAAGTGAATCCACAAAGGTTTTAAATAAAGAGAAGCAAACCAACTCTGAGCTACTATTGCAAACAAAAGTCCTCAACAATGAGatactaaaaataaaaggcGATGTTGAGGAAAAGAACAAGACCAACTTTGATTTGTTGCAACAAATAGAGGACCAAAAGGAGCAGCTTTCGCAGCTGGAATCGGTTAGGAATGAGATAAAGGAGCAATTCGATAATGTAGTAAAGCAAAAGGAAATACAAGAGCTGGATTCTATTTCGACGTCTGAGAGATTGAGTGAAAATAGTTTGATAATTGAGAAACTGAATGCGTCTCTAAATGAGGCCCAGGAAAAGGTTTCAATTGCTGAAAGCCAAATAAGTTTGAAAAACGAAGAAATACTACAGCACTTAAAAGCGCATGAAACAGAAAAGGAAACGCTTCTATCACAGAATGAGCAACTAAAGCTGGAGCATAAAGCGACCTTTGAGGATCAAAATAAACAATTGCTGGAAACTATAAATAGCCTAAAGCAAAAGGAAACTTCCCTGCAG GAATTAACAGAAGCTTTTGCGCTACTAAAGCAGGAATTCGATAATGTAACCAAGCAAAAGGAAATACAAGAGCTGGATTCTATTTCAACGTCTGAGAGATTGAACGAAAATAGTTTGGTAATTGAGAAACTGAATGCGTCTCTAAATGAGGCCCAGGAAAAGGTTTCAATTGCTGAAAGCCAAATAAGTTTGAAAAACGAAGAAATACTACAGCACTTAAAAGCGCATGAAACAGAAAAGGAAACGCTTCTATCACAGAATGAGCAACTAAAGCTGGAGCATAAAGCGACCTTTGAGGATCAAAATAAACAATTGCTGGAAACTATAAATAGCCTAAAGCAAAAGGAAACTTCCCTGCAG GAATTAACAGAAGCTTTTGCGCTACTAAAGCAGGAATTCGATAATGTAACCAAGCAAAAGGAAATACAAGAGCTGGATTCTATTTCAACGTCTGAGAGATTGAACGAAAATAGTTTGGTAATTGAGAAACTGAATGCGTCTCTAAATGAGGCCCAGGAAAAGGTTTCAATTGCTGAAAGCCAAATAAGTTTGAAAAACGAAGAAATACTACAGCACTTAAAAGCGCATGAAGCAGAAAAGGAAACCCTTCTATCACAGAATGAGCAACTAAAGCTGGAGCATAAAGCGACCTTTGAGGATCAAAATAAACAATTGCTGGAAACTATAAATAGCCTGAAGCAGAAGGAAACTTCCCTACAA GAATCTACAGTGGCTCTTACGCTCCTAAAGCAGGAACAGCTCTCGGTGACTCAACAATACGAGGACTTGCAGGGCAGGCATGCGGCTCTGGAAGAGAAGTTCCATCAAACAACGAAACAAGTGGATTCTATTACTGAATCATATGAAAACTGTCATTCCAATCTTAACGATGTCAGAAAACTGGTAGTTCAAACTGTGAAGGACATTTGCAATTCCAAATTGAGTGATTCCGCCGAACAGCCCTTAGATGCTATTCCAAAAATCACAACAGAAATGGATGGGCTCATAGTTACATTCATTTCCTCGCCTGATTTACAAAAGGCTACGTCCATTAAGGGCTTGCAGGCAGCTATGTTCTTTGGATATGcatttattaaattatatgAGCAGTGCGATGTGGTCTACAAGTCCACAACAGAGATTGAGACGGGTCAAG ATATTTTAATGAAAGCATCATCCATATGCTCAGACATCTGCACCTTTTTCCAATATTCTCTCAACGACGAACCGAGGGAAAAGGAAACGCATAAGGCTTTAAGCGATGTACAATCGAAACTGTCGGATATACGTAAATTAGTTGATAAAATTAAACAGACATTTGAGAAAAAGATTGACTTCGATAAGCTGCTCGAAATAGAGCTTCGAGAGATGGATAGTGCGATCGATGAGGCAGCCTCAAAGATTATTAACCTGTTGGCAAAGGCCCGCGAGAAAGATGACAAAACCAACCTGGAAGTCAATGggaaaattgtggatgcatgCACGACCCTAATGGAATGTGTTAAAGTCCTAATTTTAAAATCGCGTGTGCTTCAGCAGGAAATCGTCGCATCTCAAAAAG GAAATGCGAGTGCTAATGAATTTTATAGGCGCAACAGTCAGTGGTCGGACGGGTTAATATCGGCTTCAAAAAGCGTAGCTAAGGCTGCGAATTATCTAGTTGATGCTGCCAATAATGCCATTGAAAGTGAATCTGGGAAGAACTTTGAGCTCATAGTCGCTGCCCAGGAAATTGCTGCCTGCACTGCCCAGATGGTTATTGCAAGTAAAGTCAAGGCTAATCGTAATAGCCAAAATCTGACAGACCTGACCAAAGCATCGCGGAACGTAACTAAGGCCACTGGAACGTTGGTGGCCACTGTTAAAGATTGTAATTCCCAACTGGAAGAACTAAACGAGAAGGAGCTCTCCAATCTTACACCATCCCAAATAAAGACCATGGAAATGGAAATCCACGTTAAGGTTCTCGAAACAGAGCAAGCACTGCAGACACAACGTTTAAAATTGTCGGCGTTTAGGAGGGAGCACTACAAGAACACAGATTACTAA